A genomic region of Solanum dulcamara chromosome 2, daSolDulc1.2, whole genome shotgun sequence contains the following coding sequences:
- the LOC129875978 gene encoding ATP synthase small subunit 6, mitochondrial-like: protein MRKFDLWPIFFRREWSRNWPFLVGFAVTGAIITKMSLGFTEEDAKNSRFAQRHKN, encoded by the coding sequence atgagaaaattCGATCTGTGGCCGATCTTTTTTCGCCGGGAATGGAGCCGCAACTGGCCATTCCTGGTGGGTTTTGCCGTCACCGGCGCTATCATCACCAAGATGTCCCTCGGCTTCACTGAGGAGGATGCAAAGAACTCTCGATTTGCGCAGAGGCATAAGAATTGA